From Sphingopyxis sp. YR583, one genomic window encodes:
- a CDS encoding TetR/AcrR family transcriptional regulator codes for MTKNEVPRAEIRRPAQKRSRARFEAILDGAERLLDGLPPAAISIPAIATEVGISPPSIYHFFPEPQLVFSALAERYLKRFEEGVLTEVPDGVESWQELQTLQYRAGRKWFNEHPAARQVLLEGPAWSSDIRLQDLDSNFVTAGRSIELMTQMFVMPEIPDLHDRLVEVIVINDAIWALSIHRHGHITDDMEEQARRARIAYSRTFLPEYLPLRAKDQPA; via the coding sequence ATGACGAAGAATGAGGTGCCGAGGGCCGAGATCAGGCGCCCCGCGCAGAAGCGGAGCCGGGCCCGTTTCGAGGCGATTCTCGACGGCGCCGAACGGTTGCTCGACGGGCTGCCCCCCGCCGCGATCAGCATCCCGGCGATCGCGACCGAGGTCGGCATCTCCCCGCCGTCGATCTATCATTTCTTCCCTGAACCGCAGCTCGTGTTCAGCGCGCTTGCCGAACGCTATCTCAAGCGATTCGAGGAAGGGGTGCTGACCGAAGTTCCCGACGGCGTCGAAAGCTGGCAGGAGCTCCAGACGCTCCAATATCGCGCCGGCCGGAAATGGTTCAACGAACATCCGGCCGCGCGGCAGGTTCTGCTCGAAGGCCCCGCCTGGTCGTCGGACATTCGTCTGCAGGATCTCGACAGCAATTTCGTCACCGCGGGCCGCAGCATCGAATTGATGACGCAGATGTTCGTCATGCCGGAGATTCCCGACCTGCACGACCGGCTGGTCGAGGTGATCGTCATCAACGACGCGATCTGGGCGCTGTCGATCCATCGCCACGGCCACATCACCGACGACATGGAGGAACAGGCGCGCCGCGCGCGCATCGCCTATTCGCGAACCTTCCTGCCCGAATATCTGCCGCTCCGCGCAAAGGACCAGCCCGCGTGA
- a CDS encoding MFS transporter, translating into MIAEATVVSGRTLALSILIGSCALLVLGVHPVLLGALVQEGRIAEAQVGNLVTIEMLAIVPGSLAGIALLRRTGVSIVAGLAGLAIVAINLFLMGQAGMTTLALARAASGFGEGVLVAVALVAISRVVRVERASAIFLAVQTLLQAIVAASLPAIAIAGSRVDAALAALACAGLIAAAAAVILPSRLSPTEPDSERGAITPASLTALCCAGLFLGAIVSVWGYFGLWLIHYGYPPTFEGMAVSLCLVAQVVGALVAARFGERLPNRKTIIACAIAGAGLVAAFYLGRGSTGAIIGVSIAFGFVWLFTLPFFAGWLVEIDPGRRAVLYLTAFQLGGAALLPSLAGIAVGAYSINAALAFAAAAFLLLAVAASLAVRNKAATR; encoded by the coding sequence GTGATCGCGGAGGCGACGGTCGTCAGCGGCCGCACGCTCGCTCTTTCGATCCTGATCGGCTCGTGCGCGTTGCTCGTTCTTGGCGTGCATCCCGTCTTGCTGGGCGCGCTGGTGCAGGAAGGTCGCATCGCAGAGGCGCAGGTCGGCAATCTGGTGACGATCGAGATGCTTGCCATTGTACCGGGATCGCTTGCGGGAATCGCGCTGCTCCGGCGGACCGGGGTAAGCATCGTCGCTGGCTTGGCGGGGCTTGCGATCGTCGCGATCAACCTGTTCCTGATGGGCCAGGCAGGTATGACCACCCTGGCGCTGGCGCGAGCGGCCTCGGGTTTCGGCGAAGGCGTCCTCGTTGCGGTCGCACTTGTTGCCATCTCGCGCGTGGTACGGGTCGAACGTGCGAGCGCGATCTTTCTTGCCGTCCAGACGCTGCTGCAAGCGATCGTCGCCGCATCGCTGCCCGCCATCGCCATTGCAGGCTCGCGCGTCGATGCCGCGCTGGCGGCGCTCGCTTGCGCAGGGCTGATTGCGGCGGCAGCGGCGGTGATATTGCCCTCCCGACTCTCTCCGACCGAACCCGACAGCGAGCGCGGCGCGATCACGCCTGCAAGCCTAACCGCGCTTTGCTGCGCCGGATTGTTCCTCGGCGCGATCGTCTCGGTGTGGGGCTATTTCGGGCTCTGGCTGATCCATTATGGCTATCCCCCGACATTCGAAGGCATGGCGGTGTCGCTCTGCCTCGTCGCCCAGGTGGTCGGCGCGCTCGTCGCGGCGCGCTTCGGCGAGAGACTGCCCAATCGCAAGACCATCATCGCGTGCGCGATCGCCGGAGCGGGACTGGTCGCCGCCTTCTACCTCGGGCGCGGCAGCACCGGCGCGATCATCGGCGTGAGCATCGCGTTCGGTTTCGTCTGGTTGTTCACGCTGCCCTTTTTCGCGGGCTGGCTGGTCGAAATCGATCCGGGCAGGCGCGCCGTTCTCTATCTTACGGCATTCCAGCTCGGCGGCGCAGCGCTACTCCCTTCGCTGGCGGGCATCGCTGTGGGCGCCTATTCGATCAACGCCGCCCTGGCTTTTGCCGCAGCCGCATTTCTGCTTCTCGCAGTGGCGGCATCGCTTGCGGTCAGGAACAAGGCCGCCACCCGATAG
- the ahpF gene encoding alkyl hydroperoxide reductase subunit F yields MLDANTTAQLKTYLGNLRRPIELVASLDASPKSAEMRSLVEEVAAQSDLVTARFDGDDTRRPSFAIRGDGGKAEAVFAGLPMGHEFTSLILALLHVGGHPPKEEAELLDAVRALEGDFVFETFFSLSCQNCPDVVQALNIMAALNPNIRHTAIDGALFQDEVERRKVMAVPAVFLNGEPFGQGRMDLAQIVAKLDTGAVARAAEKIAAKEPFDVLVVGGGPGGAAAAVYAARKGIRTGIVAERFGGQVLDTLGIENFISVQHTEGPKLAAQLEAHVKDYDVDVMNVQEAAELIPGGANGLHEVKLKSGASVKGKTVILSTGARWRQMGVPGEAEYRNKGVAYCPHCDGPLFKGKRVAVIGGGNSGVEAAIDLAGLVAHVTLIEFDGQLRADAVLQTKLRSLPNVTVITSALTTEVLGNGEKVVGLRYRDRNKDEEHLVELEGIFVQIGLIPNTEWLGNAVALSDRGEIEVDARGATSQPGIFAAGDVTTVPYKQIVIAMGEGSKAGLSAFDHLIRT; encoded by the coding sequence ATGCTCGACGCCAATACGACCGCCCAGCTCAAAACCTATCTCGGCAACCTTCGCCGCCCGATCGAGCTGGTCGCGAGCCTCGACGCCTCGCCGAAGTCGGCCGAGATGCGCAGCCTTGTCGAAGAGGTCGCCGCGCAGTCGGACCTCGTCACCGCGCGGTTCGACGGCGACGACACCCGCCGACCGTCCTTTGCGATCCGCGGCGATGGAGGGAAGGCAGAAGCCGTGTTCGCGGGGCTGCCGATGGGGCATGAATTCACCTCGCTGATCCTCGCGCTGCTCCACGTCGGCGGCCATCCGCCGAAGGAAGAGGCCGAACTGCTCGATGCCGTGCGCGCCCTCGAAGGCGACTTTGTTTTCGAAACCTTCTTCTCGCTCTCGTGCCAGAATTGCCCCGACGTCGTGCAGGCTCTCAACATCATGGCGGCGCTCAATCCGAACATCCGCCACACGGCGATCGACGGCGCGCTGTTCCAGGACGAGGTCGAGCGCCGCAAGGTGATGGCGGTTCCCGCGGTGTTTCTGAACGGCGAACCCTTCGGACAGGGCCGGATGGACCTGGCACAGATCGTCGCGAAGCTCGACACTGGCGCCGTAGCGCGTGCGGCCGAGAAGATTGCGGCGAAGGAACCCTTCGACGTGCTCGTCGTCGGCGGTGGCCCGGGCGGCGCGGCTGCGGCGGTATATGCCGCACGCAAGGGCATCCGCACCGGCATCGTCGCCGAACGTTTCGGCGGGCAGGTGCTCGACACGCTGGGGATCGAGAATTTCATCTCGGTCCAGCACACCGAAGGGCCGAAGCTTGCGGCGCAACTGGAAGCGCATGTGAAGGATTATGACGTCGACGTCATGAACGTGCAGGAAGCCGCCGAACTGATCCCCGGCGGCGCAAACGGCCTCCACGAAGTGAAGCTGAAGAGCGGCGCGAGTGTCAAAGGCAAGACGGTGATCCTGTCGACCGGCGCGCGCTGGCGCCAGATGGGCGTCCCCGGTGAAGCCGAATATCGCAACAAGGGCGTCGCTTACTGCCCGCACTGCGACGGACCGCTGTTCAAGGGCAAGCGCGTCGCGGTGATCGGCGGCGGCAATTCGGGCGTCGAAGCGGCGATCGATCTCGCCGGGCTCGTCGCGCATGTAACGCTGATCGAATTCGACGGTCAGCTTCGCGCCGACGCGGTGCTGCAGACGAAGCTCCGCAGCCTGCCCAATGTTACGGTGATCACTTCGGCGCTCACGACCGAAGTGCTCGGCAACGGCGAAAAGGTCGTCGGCCTGCGCTATCGCGACCGCAACAAGGATGAGGAGCATCTTGTCGAACTGGAAGGCATTTTCGTCCAGATCGGCCTGATCCCGAACACCGAATGGCTCGGTAATGCCGTCGCGCTCAGCGATCGCGGCGAGATTGAGGTCGATGCGCGCGGCGCGACGAGCCAGCCGGGTATCTTTGCCGCGGGCGATGTGACGACCGTGCCCTACAAGCAGATCGTCATCGCGATGGGCGAAGGATCGAAGGCGGGACTTTCGGCATTCGACCACCTCATCCGGACCTGA
- a CDS encoding aminotransferase class III-fold pyridoxal phosphate-dependent enzyme, with protein sequence MNRVQDAALRARALKVIPNGMYGHESVRMLPDSFPQFFSKAEGAYIWDADGNRYLDYMCAYGPSLLGYRDERVEAAARAQAALGDTLTGPSPLMVELAETLVSMVDHADWAMFCKNGTDATTMAMSSARAQTGKRIVLVAQGAYHGAAPWCTPVPAGTVPEDRAHVRTYAYNDVASLEAAAAAAGDDLAAIFASPFRHDAFIDQEAPDPAYARRARDLCDETGAMLIVDEVRAGFRLARGSSWSELGVRPDLSAWGKCFANGHPISALLGSDRCREGAGAIYATGSFWLSAVPMAAAIETLRIIRDTDYIEHTVALGERLRAGLDAAAAKHGFTLRQTGPVQMPQIMFADDPDFRVGYGWTEEMLARGIYMHPWHNMFLCAAMTEADIDATLAAADNAFAALAARLATLEPHPILVMLAAAQAEHA encoded by the coding sequence ATGAACAGAGTGCAGGATGCGGCGCTGCGCGCGCGCGCGCTAAAGGTCATTCCGAACGGCATGTACGGCCATGAATCGGTGCGGATGTTGCCCGACAGCTTCCCGCAATTCTTCAGCAAGGCAGAGGGCGCCTATATCTGGGATGCCGACGGTAACCGCTACCTCGACTATATGTGCGCCTATGGCCCCAGCCTGCTCGGCTATCGCGACGAACGGGTCGAGGCGGCGGCGCGCGCGCAGGCCGCTTTGGGCGACACGTTGACCGGGCCGTCGCCGTTGATGGTCGAACTGGCCGAGACTTTGGTTTCGATGGTCGATCATGCCGATTGGGCGATGTTCTGCAAGAACGGCACCGATGCGACGACGATGGCGATGAGCAGCGCGCGCGCGCAGACCGGCAAGCGCATCGTGCTCGTCGCGCAGGGCGCCTATCATGGCGCCGCGCCCTGGTGCACGCCGGTTCCGGCGGGGACCGTTCCCGAGGATCGCGCGCATGTGCGCACCTATGCCTATAATGACGTCGCCAGCCTTGAGGCCGCGGCCGCGGCCGCCGGCGACGATCTCGCGGCGATCTTTGCGTCGCCTTTCCGCCACGATGCCTTCATCGATCAGGAAGCGCCCGATCCCGCCTACGCCCGTCGCGCCCGCGATCTGTGCGACGAAACCGGCGCGATGCTGATCGTCGACGAGGTCCGCGCAGGCTTCCGCCTCGCACGCGGCAGCAGCTGGAGCGAACTGGGTGTTCGGCCCGATCTCTCGGCATGGGGAAAATGTTTTGCCAACGGCCATCCGATCTCGGCGCTGCTCGGGTCCGACCGCTGCCGCGAAGGGGCGGGCGCCATTTACGCGACAGGCTCCTTCTGGCTGTCGGCGGTGCCGATGGCCGCGGCGATCGAGACGCTGCGGATCATCCGCGACACCGATTATATCGAACACACCGTCGCCCTCGGCGAACGGCTGCGCGCGGGGCTCGACGCGGCGGCGGCGAAGCATGGTTTTACCCTGCGCCAGACCGGCCCCGTCCAGATGCCGCAGATCATGTTCGCCGACGATCCCGATTTCCGCGTCGGCTATGGCTGGACGGAGGAGATGCTTGCGCGCGGCATCTATATGCATCCCTGGCACAATATGTTCCTGTGCGCCGCGATGACCGAAGCCGATATCGACGCCACGCTGGCCGCCGCCGATAATGCGTTCGCCGCGCTCGCCGCGCGACTGGCGACGCTCGAGCCGCACCCGATCCTCGTCATGCTCGCCGCGGCACAGGCGGAGCACGCCTGA
- a CDS encoding helix-turn-helix transcriptional regulator codes for MTNKLSIRISPEFTSFVGRGPCDASFLPPDALIFGFGDIGEPAVSMLLPSDVAGPADDHLVVLAISRAACDRLFALRPKADGRWYLPANLRGLGRAVVAVEGDSEVDEMLRNARSQELLCQLFAELAADRMVEVGGSTSLSELDITRVAAAHQLVNEKWQEKLTVGNVARRCGLSKAKLTRGFRELYQCSVAEAVSERRLQRARQLLAQSDLPISSIGYNCGYMSNASFTRAFARRFGMAPTKMRGREATA; via the coding sequence ATGACAAACAAGCTATCCATTCGCATTTCTCCGGAGTTTACGAGCTTCGTCGGCCGCGGTCCCTGCGACGCGTCCTTCCTGCCGCCCGACGCGCTCATCTTCGGCTTTGGCGATATCGGCGAGCCCGCCGTCTCGATGCTGCTGCCCTCCGATGTCGCGGGCCCCGCCGACGATCATCTGGTCGTGCTCGCGATCAGCCGCGCCGCCTGCGACCGCCTGTTCGCCCTCCGTCCGAAGGCGGACGGGCGCTGGTATCTTCCCGCCAATCTTCGCGGTCTCGGCCGCGCGGTGGTCGCGGTCGAGGGCGACAGCGAAGTCGACGAGATGCTGCGCAATGCGCGCAGCCAGGAATTGCTGTGCCAGCTTTTCGCCGAACTCGCCGCCGACCGCATGGTCGAGGTGGGCGGCAGCACCTCGCTGAGCGAACTCGACATCACGCGCGTCGCCGCGGCGCACCAGCTGGTCAACGAGAAGTGGCAGGAAAAGCTGACCGTCGGCAATGTCGCGCGGCGCTGCGGCCTGAGCAAGGCCAAGCTGACGCGCGGTTTTCGCGAACTCTATCAATGCAGCGTCGCCGAGGCGGTAAGCGAGCGGCGCCTGCAGCGCGCGCGCCAGTTGCTGGCGCAGAGCGACCTTCCGATATCGAGCATCGGCTATAATTGCGGATATATGAGCAACGCGAGCTTCACGCGCGCCTTCGCGCGCCGTTTCGGCATGGCACCGACCAAGATGCGCGGCCGCGAAGCGACCGCCTGA
- a CDS encoding carbohydrate kinase family protein yields MEQPLDLLAIGLTTIDITVHPVASLPDGETGQIVEKIVLSPAGTAGGTALVAQKLGLRTAIASAVGDDPQGQLIRSMFDAAGVDTSLLAVDPAWPTSTTVLPIRPNGDRANWHMMGASIFAPVTDAVFAALARTAAVHWGGVGFPGAAGKGVELLREARARGIFTSCDLIAPSDAAQADLDVLLPHVDLFMPSLAEVRALAGTEDPVDGARRFMARGAGGCLIKMGSDGALLVLPDVQIHVPAHRITPVDTTSCGDSLCAGYIAGRSRGLDPAGALRFGVATAAQVALGVGTLGKLESYDGTTAFMRDTPVKDEG; encoded by the coding sequence GTGGAACAGCCGCTCGACCTGCTCGCGATCGGGCTGACGACGATCGACATCACGGTCCATCCCGTCGCATCGCTGCCCGATGGAGAGACGGGACAGATCGTCGAAAAGATCGTGCTGTCGCCGGCGGGAACGGCGGGAGGAACCGCGCTCGTTGCGCAAAAGCTGGGCCTTCGCACGGCGATCGCGTCGGCGGTCGGCGACGATCCGCAGGGGCAATTGATCCGGTCGATGTTCGATGCCGCCGGCGTCGACACGAGCCTGCTCGCCGTCGATCCCGCATGGCCTACCTCGACCACCGTGCTTCCAATCCGCCCCAATGGCGATCGTGCCAATTGGCACATGATGGGGGCGAGCATCTTCGCGCCGGTCACCGACGCGGTCTTCGCCGCGCTAGCCCGCACCGCGGCCGTCCACTGGGGCGGTGTGGGCTTTCCGGGTGCGGCCGGGAAGGGCGTCGAACTGCTGCGGGAAGCACGCGCACGCGGTATCTTCACCTCATGCGACCTGATCGCACCGTCGGACGCGGCGCAAGCCGACCTCGATGTCCTGTTGCCGCATGTCGACCTGTTCATGCCCAGCCTTGCCGAAGTGCGCGCGCTGGCCGGAACCGAGGATCCGGTCGACGGCGCGCGGCGGTTCATGGCGCGCGGTGCGGGTGGTTGCCTGATCAAGATGGGAAGCGATGGCGCCTTGCTCGTCCTGCCCGATGTCCAGATCCATGTTCCCGCTCATCGGATTACACCCGTCGACACGACCAGCTGCGGCGACAGCCTTTGCGCCGGATATATCGCCGGGCGCAGCCGCGGTCTTGATCCTGCCGGCGCATTGCGGTTCGGTGTCGCGACGGCGGCGCAGGTTGCGCTGGGCGTCGGAACGCTGGGCAAGCTCGAAAGCTATGATGGCACGACGGCATTCATGCGCGACACACCGGTGAAGGACGAAGGCTGA
- a CDS encoding TonB-dependent receptor: protein MRGFAMLSVSLLALAPATAFAQSADGASSDDGIGEIVVTAQRREQNIQDVPISITAISGDALTEVGIRDPRDLSILVPGLSSQAGTSATTTSLFLRGVGIGDFNSNTTGAVGVYVDDVFLGANAGKLFNVFDSEGIEVLKGPQGTLYGRNTTAGAIRFSSRKPTDEFSANAAVSYGRFNEVQIEGGVGGPIAGDVLKARVAGTYLRRDGWLLNRVTGNKLNDLDMWAGRAIVDFTPSSDILIRAIVHGGQNRGGARQFQHRGSGIDFAGNPNFADGVPLDGLGYADTDGDLNAGDYDVEGQERVNVFGGSLTASIDMGGVSLTSISAYEQVRRSTVEDTDASPNNVLTATYIDRPQQFSQELRLQSKGDNAVNWIVGGYYFQDKLVTESAFDILRVFRDPDDLLGTLDPVNSIGNFAYPYTQKTESWAAFAQADVKLTDRLTLTGGLRYSVDSIDFDFHSFFDDVIMVPVLDYTGSKTFKDLSWRAALSFQATDNLLFYASSSKGYNSGGFAGGSSSDPAQLQPFRSEKLYAYEAGFKSDLLDRKLRFNAAAFYYDYRDLQVFVFDTSGVLPVQRKLNAGNAELYGVEVELQARPSRYFDAFVNASLLHARYKDFTALAADDYSGNRLVNAPDVAISAGFSVTQPLPGDSSLRLRVDGSLQSEVFLTPDNVQANRVKPYGIANARLSWLSSNENLEVALWAKNFTGTRYVTYVSPVVTMDQLNYNDPATYGIQAIVKF, encoded by the coding sequence ATGCGCGGATTTGCAATGCTTTCGGTCTCGTTACTGGCGCTCGCGCCGGCCACCGCCTTTGCGCAGAGCGCCGATGGCGCTTCCTCCGATGACGGCATCGGCGAGATCGTCGTCACCGCGCAGCGGCGCGAACAGAATATCCAGGATGTCCCCATCAGCATCACTGCGATCAGTGGCGATGCGCTGACCGAGGTCGGGATTCGTGACCCCCGCGACCTGTCGATCCTCGTCCCCGGCCTGTCGTCGCAGGCTGGTACGTCGGCGACGACGACCTCGCTGTTCCTGCGCGGCGTCGGCATCGGCGACTTCAACTCGAACACGACGGGCGCCGTCGGCGTCTATGTCGACGACGTGTTTCTCGGGGCGAACGCCGGCAAGCTTTTCAACGTCTTCGACAGTGAAGGCATCGAAGTGCTGAAAGGGCCGCAGGGTACGCTTTACGGCCGCAACACGACCGCGGGCGCGATCCGCTTTTCGTCGCGCAAGCCGACCGACGAGTTCAGCGCCAATGCGGCCGTCTCCTATGGCCGCTTCAACGAAGTGCAGATCGAGGGCGGCGTCGGCGGCCCCATCGCCGGCGATGTGCTGAAGGCGCGCGTCGCGGGCACCTATCTGCGTCGCGACGGCTGGCTGCTCAACCGCGTGACCGGCAACAAGCTCAACGACCTCGATATGTGGGCGGGCCGCGCCATCGTCGATTTCACGCCCAGTTCCGATATCCTTATTCGTGCGATCGTTCATGGCGGGCAGAACCGGGGCGGGGCGCGCCAGTTCCAGCATCGCGGATCGGGCATCGACTTCGCCGGCAATCCGAATTTCGCCGACGGTGTGCCGCTCGACGGGCTTGGCTATGCCGACACCGACGGCGACCTCAACGCCGGCGATTACGACGTCGAGGGTCAGGAACGCGTCAATGTGTTCGGCGGCTCGCTGACCGCCAGCATCGACATGGGTGGGGTCTCGCTGACCTCGATCAGTGCCTATGAACAGGTCCGCCGCAGCACCGTCGAGGATACCGACGCCAGCCCGAACAATGTGCTCACCGCGACCTATATCGACCGGCCGCAGCAGTTCAGCCAGGAATTGCGCCTCCAGTCGAAGGGCGACAATGCGGTCAACTGGATCGTCGGCGGCTATTATTTCCAAGACAAGCTGGTCACCGAAAGCGCATTTGACATCCTGCGCGTGTTCCGCGATCCCGACGATCTGCTCGGCACGCTCGATCCGGTCAATTCGATCGGCAATTTCGCCTATCCCTATACGCAGAAGACCGAAAGCTGGGCCGCCTTCGCGCAGGCCGACGTCAAGCTGACCGACCGGCTGACGCTGACGGGGGGCTTGCGCTATTCGGTCGACAGCATCGATTTCGATTTCCACAGCTTCTTCGACGACGTCATCATGGTGCCGGTGCTCGATTACACGGGGTCGAAGACGTTCAAGGATCTGTCGTGGCGCGCCGCGCTGTCGTTCCAGGCGACCGACAATCTGCTGTTCTACGCCTCGTCGTCGAAGGGGTATAACAGCGGCGGTTTCGCAGGCGGTTCGTCGAGCGACCCGGCGCAGCTCCAGCCGTTCCGCTCGGAAAAGCTCTACGCCTATGAGGCTGGGTTCAAGAGCGACCTGCTCGATCGCAAGCTGCGCTTCAATGCCGCCGCTTTCTACTACGACTATCGCGATCTGCAGGTCTTCGTCTTCGACACCTCGGGCGTGCTGCCGGTGCAGCGCAAGCTCAACGCGGGCAATGCCGAACTCTATGGCGTGGAAGTCGAGTTGCAGGCGCGCCCGTCGCGCTATTTCGATGCCTTCGTCAATGCCAGCCTGCTGCACGCGCGCTACAAGGATTTCACCGCGCTCGCCGCCGACGATTATTCAGGCAACAGGCTGGTCAATGCGCCCGATGTCGCGATCTCGGCGGGTTTCTCGGTGACCCAGCCGCTGCCGGGAGACAGTTCGCTGCGTCTGCGCGTCGACGGAAGCCTCCAGTCGGAGGTGTTCCTGACCCCCGACAATGTGCAGGCCAATCGCGTGAAGCCTTATGGCATTGCGAACGCGCGCCTCTCGTGGCTGTCTTCCAACGAAAATCTCGAGGTCGCGCTGTGGGCCAAGAATTTCACCGGCACGCGCTATGTGACCTATGTGTCGCCGGTCGTGACGATGGATCAGCTCAATTACAACGACCCCGCGACCTATGGCATCCAGGCCATCGTCAAATTCTAG
- the ahpC gene encoding alkyl hydroperoxide reductase subunit C → MGIIGSSIKPFNATSYHQGKFVPVTDADTAGKWAVFFFYPADFTFVCPTELEDLADQYATLQGLGVEVYSVSTDTHFSHKAWHDSSPAIGKINYHMLGDQNHVLANNFGVLREDSGLADRATFVVDPDGVIQVMEITSEGVGRNAEELVRKIKAAVYVRANPGQVCPAKWEEGAETLAPSIELVGKI, encoded by the coding sequence ATGGGTATCATCGGAAGCTCGATCAAGCCGTTCAACGCCACCTCGTACCATCAGGGCAAGTTCGTCCCCGTGACGGACGCCGATACCGCAGGCAAGTGGGCGGTTTTCTTCTTCTATCCGGCCGACTTCACCTTCGTCTGCCCGACCGAGCTCGAAGACCTCGCCGACCAGTATGCGACGCTTCAGGGCCTCGGCGTCGAAGTCTATTCGGTGTCGACCGACACGCATTTCAGCCACAAGGCCTGGCACGACAGCTCGCCGGCGATCGGCAAGATCAACTATCACATGCTGGGCGATCAGAACCACGTCCTCGCCAACAACTTCGGCGTGCTGCGTGAAGATTCGGGTCTCGCCGACCGCGCGACCTTCGTCGTCGATCCCGACGGCGTGATCCAGGTGATGGAAATCACCAGCGAAGGCGTCGGCCGCAACGCCGAGGAACTCGTCCGCAAGATCAAGGCTGCGGTCTATGTCCGCGCCAACCCCGGCCAGGTCTGCCCGGCGAAGTGGGAAGAAGGCGCCGAAACGCTCGCTCCCTCGATCGAACTCGTCGGCAAGATCTAA
- a CDS encoding class II aldolase/adducin family protein has translation MTENEVRQQLVDAMRTLDARGLNRGTSGNLSVRFASGMFVTPSGVTPDRLTPDLMVFVDGDGSVAPGAARPSSEWQMHMGVYRRRADVNAIVHCHARHSTILACAHMEIPPLHYMVAVGGGASVPVAPYATFGSEELAEGVVQTLDGRLACLMANHGLIVLGPTLAAAMAIAEEIEEQAAVYCGTLQIGGPKLLDAAEMGRILEAFKKYGQRDVKR, from the coding sequence ATGACCGAAAACGAAGTCCGACAGCAGCTTGTCGACGCGATGCGGACGCTCGATGCGCGCGGCCTCAATCGGGGGACGTCGGGCAATTTGTCGGTGCGGTTCGCCTCGGGCATGTTTGTGACCCCGTCCGGCGTGACGCCCGATCGCCTGACCCCCGACCTCATGGTATTTGTCGACGGCGACGGCAGCGTCGCGCCCGGTGCCGCGCGCCCGTCGAGCGAATGGCAAATGCATATGGGCGTGTATCGGCGCCGTGCCGACGTGAATGCCATCGTGCATTGTCATGCGCGCCATTCGACGATCCTCGCATGCGCCCACATGGAAATCCCGCCGCTCCATTATATGGTCGCGGTGGGCGGCGGGGCGAGCGTTCCCGTGGCGCCTTATGCCACCTTCGGCAGCGAGGAACTGGCCGAAGGGGTGGTACAGACGCTCGACGGCCGTCTCGCGTGCCTGATGGCGAACCATGGGCTGATCGTGCTGGGTCCGACGCTTGCCGCCGCGATGGCGATCGCAGAGGAAATAGAGGAACAGGCGGCGGTCTATTGCGGGACGTTGCAGATCGGCGGACCCAAACTGCTCGACGCGGCGGAAATGGGACGAATCCTCGAGGCGTTCAAGAAATATGGCCAACGCGACGTGAAGCGTTGA
- a CDS encoding CtrA inhibitor SciP, with amino-acid sequence MLEFEGRPSAVMGPLGPLTIDDLPSSSTTHWVSRRKAEVLAAIDGGLLSLHDACQTYRLSIEEVAAWRRSIERAGLPGLRVTKLQRYRGRIGA; translated from the coding sequence GTGCTCGAATTTGAAGGACGGCCGTCCGCGGTCATGGGGCCGCTGGGGCCATTGACGATCGACGACCTGCCGTCGTCCAGCACGACCCATTGGGTCAGCCGCCGCAAGGCCGAAGTGCTGGCCGCGATCGATGGTGGATTGCTCAGCCTGCACGATGCCTGTCAGACATACCGGCTGAGCATCGAGGAAGTCGCCGCCTGGCGACGCTCGATTGAGCGCGCCGGACTTCCGGGGCTGCGCGTCACCAAGCTCCAAAGATATCGAGGCCGGATTGGGGCCTGA